From one Lactiplantibacillus paraplantarum genomic stretch:
- a CDS encoding glycoside hydrolase family 1 protein, which translates to MSEFPEGFLWGGATAANQLEGGYQEGGRGLSIADALPGGKDRFKIVSQPDFDWTIDTDKYTYPNHEGIDFYHHYKEDIALFAEMGFKCYRFSIAWSRIFPNGDETQPNEAGLKFYDDVIDECLANNIEPVITISHYELPLNLAKRYGGWKNRYLIEFYETFARAILTRYASKVKYWMTFNEINSAAHFPVMGQGLVPSTGANDKKNVFQAWHNQFVASAKAVKIAHELRKDIQVGCMILYATSYAYDSNPVNQLANLQHNQDFNFFCADVQVRGAYPTYTKRLLAEYALTFDDLETTDGDLALLQQYPVDYIGFSYYMSSAVETTGSVTDTVAGNLMGGVKNPFLKASDWGWQIDPIGLRIALNELYDRYQKPLFVVENGLGAIDKPDKNFYVEDDYRIDYLKQHIEAMAGAIDDGVDLMGYTPWGCIDLVSASTGEMSKRYGFIYVDLDDQGHGTLARYPKKSFYWYQDVIKHNGLAEKSE; encoded by the coding sequence ATGTCAGAGTTCCCAGAAGGATTTCTATGGGGCGGCGCGACTGCTGCCAATCAATTAGAAGGTGGCTACCAAGAAGGTGGTCGTGGCTTATCGATTGCGGATGCTTTACCAGGTGGCAAAGATCGATTTAAAATCGTGAGTCAACCAGATTTTGACTGGACGATCGATACAGATAAGTACACCTATCCAAACCATGAAGGTATTGATTTCTATCATCATTATAAAGAAGATATTGCACTGTTTGCCGAAATGGGTTTCAAGTGTTACCGTTTCTCAATTGCATGGTCACGAATTTTTCCAAACGGTGATGAAACGCAACCTAACGAAGCCGGATTAAAGTTTTATGATGATGTGATTGACGAATGCTTGGCTAATAACATTGAACCAGTGATTACAATCTCACATTATGAATTGCCATTGAACTTGGCCAAACGGTATGGTGGCTGGAAGAACCGGTACTTGATTGAATTCTACGAAACTTTTGCGCGGGCCATTCTAACGCGTTATGCTTCAAAGGTTAAGTACTGGATGACCTTCAATGAAATCAATAGCGCGGCACATTTTCCAGTGATGGGACAAGGCTTAGTTCCATCGACCGGTGCCAATGATAAAAAGAACGTTTTTCAGGCTTGGCACAACCAATTTGTTGCCAGCGCTAAGGCTGTTAAAATTGCGCACGAATTACGGAAGGATATTCAGGTTGGCTGCATGATCCTCTATGCTACTAGTTATGCTTATGATTCGAATCCAGTTAATCAGCTGGCTAATTTGCAGCATAATCAAGATTTCAACTTCTTCTGTGCGGATGTTCAAGTGCGTGGGGCTTATCCGACCTATACTAAGCGACTGCTGGCTGAATATGCTCTGACCTTTGATGATCTGGAGACTACGGATGGCGACTTGGCATTACTACAACAATATCCAGTTGATTATATTGGGTTCAGTTATTACATGTCGAGCGCGGTGGAAACCACGGGTAGTGTAACCGATACTGTTGCTGGCAACCTGATGGGCGGCGTCAAGAACCCATTCTTGAAGGCGAGTGACTGGGGTTGGCAGATTGACCCAATCGGGTTACGGATTGCGTTAAATGAGCTATATGATCGCTATCAGAAACCGTTGTTTGTGGTTGAAAATGGCCTAGGTGCGATTGATAAACCTGATAAGAATTTCTATGTTGAAGATGATTATCGCATTGATTATTTGAAACAACATATTGAAGCGATGGCTGGTGCGATTGATGATGGCGTCGATTTGATGGGCTACACACCATGGGGTTGTATCGACCTTGTTAGTGCATCAACTGGCGAGATGAGTAAGCGGTATGGCTTTATTTACGTGGACCTAGATGATCAGGGCCACGGGACGTTAGCTCGCTATCCCAAGAAGTCGTTCTACTGGTATCAAGATGTGATTAAGCATAATGGGTTAGCGGAGAAATCTGAATAG
- a CDS encoding glycoside hydrolase family 1 protein has product MYSKTMPTGFPKNFLWGGATAANQVEGGWNVDGKGLTTAEVVQKATDRKVMSMNEVTKESVQAAIDDQTDKLYPKRRGVDFYHHYKEDIKLFAEMGFKVYRLSLAWARIFPKGDETEPNEAGLKFYDNVFAECHKYGIEPLVTISHYEMPLNLTLTNNGWASRKTIADFTRYTEVLFKRYKGVVKYWLTFNEINASTWGFTGTGAIDSDLSLHDQMQLRYQALHHEFVASAIAVKQCHEIDPEAQIGSMLARMQTYANTPNPADVRAAQLQDQLNLFFTDVQVRGEYPEYMNRYFAENGIELTMEAGDEQLLAEGKVDYLSFSYYMTTITSATDDVEQASGNLSMGGKNPYLKSSAWGWQIDPVGLRITLNEFWDRYRVPLFVVENGLGAEDEISADGKIHDDYRIDYLRQHIEQMKEAVKDGVDLMGYTTWGCIDVISAGTSEMSKRYGFIYVDQDDEGNGSLKRMKKDSFDWYQKVIASNGEDLG; this is encoded by the coding sequence ATGTATTCAAAAACAATGCCAACTGGCTTTCCAAAGAACTTTTTGTGGGGCGGTGCGACTGCTGCCAACCAAGTTGAAGGGGGTTGGAACGTTGATGGGAAGGGCCTAACAACTGCTGAAGTTGTTCAGAAGGCTACTGACCGCAAAGTAATGTCGATGAACGAGGTTACTAAAGAGAGTGTCCAAGCTGCCATTGATGATCAAACGGATAAGCTTTATCCTAAGCGCCGTGGCGTCGACTTCTATCATCACTATAAGGAAGACATTAAGCTATTCGCGGAAATGGGCTTCAAGGTATACCGCCTATCCTTAGCATGGGCTCGGATCTTTCCGAAAGGTGATGAAACTGAACCGAATGAAGCTGGTTTGAAGTTTTATGACAATGTTTTTGCTGAATGTCACAAGTATGGTATTGAGCCCTTAGTGACCATTTCCCACTATGAGATGCCATTAAACCTAACATTAACGAATAATGGCTGGGCAAGTCGCAAGACAATTGCAGATTTCACTCGCTATACTGAAGTGCTATTCAAACGCTATAAAGGTGTTGTGAAGTACTGGCTAACTTTCAATGAAATTAACGCTTCAACTTGGGGGTTTACTGGTACTGGTGCAATTGATAGTGATCTAAGCTTACATGATCAAATGCAATTACGCTACCAAGCGCTACATCATGAATTTGTTGCGAGTGCAATTGCAGTTAAGCAGTGTCACGAGATTGATCCTGAGGCCCAAATTGGCTCAATGCTTGCGCGGATGCAAACTTATGCCAATACGCCTAATCCAGCTGATGTTCGGGCAGCCCAATTGCAAGATCAATTGAATCTATTCTTTACTGACGTACAGGTACGTGGTGAATATCCAGAATATATGAACCGGTACTTTGCAGAAAACGGGATTGAATTAACGATGGAAGCTGGCGATGAACAATTGTTAGCTGAAGGCAAGGTCGATTACTTAAGTTTTAGTTACTATATGACGACGATTACTTCGGCGACTGACGATGTTGAACAAGCTAGTGGTAACTTATCAATGGGTGGTAAAAATCCATACTTGAAATCCAGTGCCTGGGGCTGGCAGATTGACCCAGTTGGTTTACGGATTACCTTGAACGAGTTCTGGGATCGCTATCGGGTACCATTATTCGTTGTTGAGAACGGCTTGGGTGCCGAAGATGAAATCAGCGCCGATGGTAAGATTCATGATGATTATCGGATTGACTACTTACGTCAACATATTGAACAGATGAAAGAAGCGGTCAAGGATGGTGTTGATTTGATGGGCTACACGACCTGGGGTTGCATTGATGTCATTAGTGCCGGTACTTCCGAAATGTCTAAGCGGTATGGCTTCATCTATGTCGATCAAGATGATGAAGGTAATGGTAGTTTGAAGCGGATGAAGAAAGATTCATTTGACTGGTATCAGAAAGTAATTGCCTCGAATGGGGAAGATTTGGGATAG
- a CDS encoding beta-glucoside-specific PTS transporter subunit IIABC: protein MAYEDLSKKIIAGVGGKDNVKSVVHCTTRLRFKLKDESAAHTDELKDTDGVITVVQSGGQYQVVIGNEVADVYETLIRVGGFADGGSVPDDYEDGEKMSIFDRFIDLISGIFTPMLGVLCAAGMIKGFVAMFVAFNWLSENSGTYKILYSIGDGFFYFLPIVLGLTAAKKFHVDQFVGMAIGMALCYPSIVALNSSKTVLSTLFSGSIFESQIHATFLGIPVVMMSYTSSVIPIILAVWFASKVQTFAKRIVPTVVKTFLVPFITLLIAVPITFLIIGPVASWLSDGISTVCVAIYNFSPIVAGLVMGAFWQVFVIFGVHWGFVAVMMANLASQGFDPILGLSLAASFAQTGVVLGILLQTKNQKTRGIALPAFISGIFGVTEPAIYGLTLPRKRPFILSCVAASIGGGIIGFAGTKMYMMGGMGLFSIPAAINSKTGVDGSVYGLIIAMAIAAVLGFALQMLFGYKSVDSNDKQTKVVETAATADPVMVGGVSVETTPTGAATKVEPNVTYNAATKLSSPETGQIIPLSEVKDEVFSSGAMGKGVAIEPTDGVLYAPADGEVALVFPTGHAVGLNTTDGAEILMHIGMDTVELEGKGFETLVQKGETVKAGQPLVKFDIEAIKAAGYPVTTPMVVTNSKNYHDVKLAFPAATEVNATEPLLQLD, encoded by the coding sequence ATGGCTTATGAAGATTTAAGTAAAAAGATTATCGCCGGAGTTGGCGGTAAGGATAATGTTAAGAGCGTGGTTCACTGCACCACCCGGTTGCGTTTTAAACTCAAAGATGAAAGCGCTGCCCATACCGATGAATTAAAAGATACAGATGGTGTTATTACAGTTGTTCAGTCCGGTGGTCAGTACCAAGTAGTCATTGGAAATGAAGTCGCAGACGTTTATGAAACGCTCATTCGCGTCGGTGGTTTTGCCGATGGTGGTAGTGTGCCTGACGATTATGAAGACGGGGAAAAGATGAGTATCTTTGATCGGTTCATCGATTTGATTTCTGGTATTTTTACCCCGATGTTAGGTGTTTTGTGTGCGGCTGGGATGATCAAAGGGTTCGTTGCGATGTTTGTCGCGTTCAATTGGTTGTCAGAAAATTCAGGAACATACAAGATTCTCTACTCGATTGGTGATGGTTTCTTCTATTTCCTTCCAATTGTTTTGGGATTGACAGCAGCCAAAAAGTTCCATGTTGATCAATTTGTCGGAATGGCGATTGGGATGGCGCTTTGTTATCCAAGTATCGTCGCTTTGAACAGCAGTAAGACAGTATTAAGCACGTTGTTCAGTGGTAGTATCTTTGAATCACAGATTCACGCGACTTTCTTAGGTATTCCGGTTGTGATGATGAGCTATACTTCTTCAGTAATTCCAATTATCTTGGCCGTTTGGTTTGCCTCTAAAGTTCAGACATTTGCAAAACGAATCGTGCCAACGGTAGTTAAGACGTTCTTAGTGCCATTTATTACGTTATTAATTGCAGTGCCGATTACCTTTTTAATTATTGGACCAGTTGCAAGTTGGTTAAGTGATGGTATTTCAACAGTGTGTGTTGCAATCTATAACTTCAGTCCGATCGTTGCTGGGCTTGTGATGGGTGCTTTCTGGCAAGTTTTCGTTATCTTTGGTGTTCACTGGGGGTTCGTAGCTGTTATGATGGCCAACCTAGCCTCACAAGGCTTTGACCCTATTTTAGGATTATCATTAGCCGCTTCGTTTGCCCAAACTGGAGTTGTGTTAGGTATTCTATTACAAACAAAAAATCAAAAGACACGCGGTATTGCTTTACCAGCCTTTATCTCCGGTATTTTCGGTGTTACGGAGCCTGCCATCTACGGGTTAACATTGCCACGGAAACGGCCATTTATTCTGAGTTGTGTGGCCGCTTCAATCGGTGGCGGTATTATTGGTTTTGCAGGTACAAAAATGTATATGATGGGCGGTATGGGATTATTCTCAATCCCAGCTGCGATTAATTCTAAAACTGGGGTAGACGGCTCTGTATATGGCTTAATTATTGCGATGGCCATTGCTGCAGTCCTTGGTTTTGCCCTACAAATGTTATTTGGTTACAAGAGTGTTGATAGTAATGACAAGCAAACTAAGGTCGTAGAAACTGCGGCAACTGCTGATCCAGTCATGGTCGGTGGTGTTTCAGTAGAAACGACACCAACTGGTGCAGCAACTAAAGTAGAACCAAACGTCACTTACAATGCGGCCACTAAGTTAAGTAGCCCCGAAACGGGCCAAATCATCCCACTAAGTGAAGTTAAGGATGAGGTCTTCTCATCAGGTGCAATGGGCAAAGGTGTTGCCATCGAACCAACTGATGGTGTCTTATACGCTCCAGCTGACGGCGAAGTAGCACTCGTGTTCCCAACTGGACATGCCGTTGGTTTAAACACAACAGATGGTGCTGAAATCTTGATGCATATCGGAATGGATACTGTTGAATTAGAGGGCAAAGGTTTTGAAACGCTAGTTCAAAAGGGCGAGACGGTCAAAGCTGGTCAGCCGCTAGTGAAGTTTGATATTGAAGCGATTAAGGCGGCCGGGTATCCCGTTACGACACCAATGGTTGTGACTAATTCTAAGAACTATCATGACGTCAAACTGGCCTTTCCAGCTGCTACGGAAGTTAATGCCACTGAACCATTATTACAATTAGACTAA
- a CDS encoding PRD domain-containing protein, translating to MKFLKNFNNNAALVVDDQDVEWIVVGNGVGFGKHQGDQIDERKIQRRFVATLKQNVDIDAFQDLKPQSFVITTQVVHLVEPLLKVSFSDYQYFVLADHIDFALKRANDGIDVDNGTVRWEVKKLFPKEFQAATQSVDLINSTADVTLPKSEVVFMTYHFINAGSDGSKLQETIKITKLISGIIDIVQYQYQMHLDPESFNYNRFIAHLRALMVQRVSRSNGTGSELDQSLLQLMQVKYAHAYATVERIDTFLQSKAGWRLEPDDKVYLTLHIWRVTHRQKSE from the coding sequence GTGAAATTTCTAAAGAACTTCAACAATAATGCCGCTTTAGTGGTGGATGATCAGGATGTTGAATGGATTGTAGTTGGTAATGGCGTGGGTTTTGGCAAGCATCAGGGGGACCAAATTGATGAACGCAAGATTCAACGGCGCTTTGTGGCGACGCTGAAACAAAATGTTGATATTGATGCTTTTCAAGATTTGAAACCCCAGTCGTTTGTGATTACGACGCAAGTAGTTCACCTAGTTGAGCCATTGCTAAAAGTTAGTTTTAGTGACTATCAGTACTTTGTGCTTGCAGACCACATTGATTTTGCGTTGAAGCGGGCCAATGATGGGATTGATGTTGATAATGGTACGGTCCGCTGGGAAGTGAAAAAGTTATTTCCAAAAGAATTCCAAGCAGCGACCCAGTCAGTTGACCTAATCAATTCGACTGCCGATGTTACACTCCCAAAAAGTGAAGTGGTTTTTATGACTTATCACTTCATCAATGCCGGTTCAGATGGTTCCAAGTTGCAGGAAACGATTAAAATTACGAAATTGATCAGTGGCATCATTGATATCGTGCAATATCAATACCAGATGCATCTGGATCCAGAGTCCTTCAATTACAATCGTTTCATTGCGCATTTACGGGCACTGATGGTGCAACGCGTCAGCCGCAGTAATGGAACTGGGAGTGAATTAGATCAGTCATTACTGCAGTTGATGCAAGTAAAATATGCGCACGCCTATGCAACAGTGGAGCGGATCGATACATTTTTACAAAGTAAGGCTGGCTGGCGACTAGAGCCGGACGACAAGGTCTATTTGACTCTTCACATCTGGCGCGTCACCCACCGACAAAAAAGTGAATAA
- a CDS encoding glycoside hydrolase family 65 protein: protein MQIDKLTLKDVATTNRQYLETIFALGDGHMGVRDSVPFTGNQQATLPVMLINGYYATNPITYGESAYGYAKNHQTIISLTSPRYLDFATEKTSSEIPGDWDMTVDDAVLDFDTGVLTEKFQIVTSDHHHFELVVKSMIALDNSHQLFLNYELTSLDYTGTLRFTRPIIHDVTATTADADDPRVAQRQSGLTNQFIPADRQQQIEWQTLVASTHQQITQRDWLTSFPTGFEVYGDHAGFHGSGTIEVQTTLSWSFTRQISEINQALPDTITSWTNDIVDRNRQILTNFWQQSQVQISDQKLQAGIQYNLFQLFQSAGRNGLTNIAAKGITGPGYEGHYFWDTEMYMLPFFIYTQPQIAKQLLHYRFSILPQARKRARSLGVTRGALYAWRTINGEEASAYFPAGTAQYHINADIAHTVKLYFDVTNDQNFLREQGAAVVLETARFWLQFGSWQQRDGRSQFCLYKVTGPDEYTALVDNNYYTNRMAKENMAFAAWLLENHYIDGDADEQAQFTKASTNMYLPYDQEQQVTAQDDNSPKMPVWPFATTAATQYPLLLHYHPLMIYRHRVNKQADTLLAEMLFPEDQSLEQLRRDYEYYEPITTHDSSLSRSIFSILASRLDDRDKAFSYYMDTSLMDLVDLQGNAKDGLHEANLGGSWLGLTYGFAGMYVADGKLHITNHLPTQITHLSYRLRFRGRVMEVQLQQGCTKVQIITGRPLTMVVDGQQREIALESVANSKSS from the coding sequence ATGCAAATTGATAAGTTAACATTAAAAGATGTGGCAACGACGAATCGGCAGTATCTGGAGACGATTTTTGCCTTGGGTGATGGTCACATGGGTGTTCGAGACTCAGTACCGTTTACAGGTAATCAACAAGCAACACTACCAGTGATGCTCATCAATGGCTATTATGCGACGAACCCAATCACATATGGAGAAAGTGCCTATGGATATGCGAAAAATCATCAAACGATTATTTCATTAACAAGTCCGCGGTACTTAGACTTTGCAACTGAGAAGACAAGTTCTGAGATTCCTGGTGACTGGGATATGACGGTCGACGATGCCGTGCTTGATTTTGATACGGGCGTATTAACGGAAAAGTTTCAGATTGTTACCTCCGACCACCATCATTTTGAACTGGTCGTTAAATCAATGATTGCGTTGGATAATTCGCATCAACTATTCTTGAACTACGAACTGACTTCGCTTGATTATACGGGGACGTTGCGGTTCACGCGGCCAATTATTCATGATGTGACTGCGACGACGGCGGACGCGGACGATCCGCGAGTAGCGCAACGACAATCTGGGTTAACCAACCAATTTATACCAGCTGATCGTCAGCAGCAAATAGAGTGGCAGACGTTGGTAGCTTCAACACACCAACAAATAACGCAACGGGATTGGTTGACCAGCTTTCCGACAGGCTTTGAAGTATATGGCGATCATGCCGGTTTTCATGGCAGTGGTACCATCGAAGTACAGACAACGCTGAGCTGGTCGTTTACGCGTCAAATCAGTGAAATTAATCAAGCGCTGCCGGATACGATAACGAGTTGGACCAACGATATTGTGGATCGTAATCGGCAGATTTTAACGAACTTTTGGCAACAGTCGCAAGTGCAAATTAGTGATCAAAAGTTGCAAGCTGGGATTCAATATAACTTGTTCCAGTTATTTCAATCAGCTGGTCGTAACGGGTTAACGAACATTGCAGCTAAAGGGATTACTGGACCGGGCTATGAGGGCCATTATTTCTGGGACACTGAGATGTATATGTTACCGTTCTTCATTTACACGCAGCCACAAATTGCCAAGCAACTGTTGCATTATCGGTTTAGTATCTTGCCACAAGCTCGAAAGCGGGCCCGGAGCTTGGGCGTGACCCGGGGCGCATTGTACGCATGGCGAACGATCAATGGTGAAGAAGCCAGTGCCTATTTTCCTGCTGGCACTGCGCAATATCACATCAATGCGGACATTGCACATACGGTTAAGTTATACTTTGATGTCACTAATGATCAGAACTTCTTGCGGGAACAGGGCGCAGCGGTTGTCCTGGAAACCGCACGTTTCTGGTTACAGTTTGGTAGCTGGCAACAGCGTGATGGCCGGTCGCAATTCTGCTTATACAAGGTGACGGGGCCGGATGAATATACCGCCTTGGTAGATAATAATTACTACACGAATCGGATGGCTAAGGAAAATATGGCTTTTGCAGCTTGGTTACTTGAAAATCATTATATTGACGGCGATGCTGATGAGCAAGCACAGTTCACAAAGGCAAGTACGAACATGTACCTACCGTATGATCAAGAACAACAAGTCACTGCACAAGATGATAATTCACCAAAGATGCCGGTATGGCCCTTTGCGACGACGGCAGCGACGCAATATCCACTGTTGTTACATTATCACCCGCTCATGATCTATCGTCACCGGGTCAACAAGCAGGCAGATACGTTACTAGCAGAAATGTTGTTTCCAGAAGATCAATCACTGGAACAATTACGGCGAGATTACGAGTACTATGAACCAATTACTACGCATGATTCCTCTTTATCACGATCGATCTTCAGTATTTTAGCTAGTCGGTTAGATGATCGTGATAAGGCGTTTAGTTATTATATGGATACGTCGTTAATGGATTTGGTTGATCTACAAGGCAATGCCAAAGATGGGCTTCATGAAGCAAATCTGGGCGGCAGTTGGTTGGGATTAACGTATGGATTTGCCGGGATGTATGTCGCTGACGGCAAGTTGCACATTACCAATCATTTACCAACTCAGATAACGCATCTTAGTTATCGGTTGCGTTTTCGTGGTCGAGTGATGGAAGTTCAATTGCAGCAAGGCTGCACTAAGGTTCAGATTATAACAGGGCGCCCACTTACAATGGTGGTTGATGGGCAACAAAGAGAAATCGCGCTAGAAAGCGTAGCGAATAGTAAAAGCTCATAG
- the rhaD gene encoding rhamnulose-1-phosphate aldolase, translating into MIMTDFIDSPYVRDMAQTTENLYRHGWDERNGGNVSLRLTKEEVEAYAGTDKVLRQIPIKFDASELAGKYYLVTGTGRYFKNMVEFPERDMGLIRISEVGNSVDLMWGFNDGGEPTSEFPSHLMSHIARLKQDPDQRVIMHCHPTNLVAMTFTIPLSSKRFSRTLWKMHPESIVVFPEGVGVIPYMCPGTNEIGEKTAAKMADYRVVVWPHHGVFAAGDSLDETYGLVETVEKSALIYTTIRAQGGEVLQSLTDKDFRDLIKRFDLKANEDFLTPDAVGATVD; encoded by the coding sequence ATGATTATGACAGACTTTATTGATTCACCATATGTACGTGATATGGCACAAACAACGGAAAATTTATATCGGCATGGCTGGGACGAACGGAACGGCGGCAACGTGAGTCTACGACTGACTAAAGAGGAAGTTGAAGCCTATGCTGGTACGGATAAAGTTTTACGTCAGATTCCAATTAAATTTGATGCCAGTGAATTAGCGGGCAAGTATTACTTAGTTACGGGAACTGGCCGGTACTTTAAGAATATGGTCGAATTTCCTGAACGTGACATGGGCTTGATTCGAATCAGCGAAGTCGGCAACAGTGTTGATTTAATGTGGGGCTTCAATGATGGTGGTGAACCAACTAGCGAATTTCCATCACACTTAATGAGCCACATTGCTCGGTTGAAGCAAGATCCTGATCAACGGGTTATCATGCATTGCCACCCAACTAACTTGGTTGCAATGACCTTTACGATTCCGTTGTCATCTAAGCGGTTCAGTCGGACGCTATGGAAGATGCATCCAGAATCAATCGTTGTCTTCCCAGAAGGCGTAGGCGTTATCCCATATATGTGCCCAGGAACTAATGAAATCGGTGAAAAGACGGCCGCTAAAATGGCCGACTACCGGGTAGTTGTATGGCCACACCATGGCGTCTTCGCAGCTGGTGACTCTCTAGATGAAACTTATGGGTTAGTTGAAACAGTTGAAAAGTCAGCATTAATCTACACGACGATTCGTGCACAAGGTGGAGAAGTCTTGCAATCGTTGACCGACAAAGATTTCCGTGACTTAATCAAGCGGTTTGACTTGAAAGCCAATGAAGACTTTTTAACACCGGATGCAGTCGGAGCAACGGTTGACTAG
- a CDS encoding L-rhamnose isomerase gives MVKTGEVEKAYQVAKERYAEIGVDTEKVMEALKKVKLSVHCWQGDDIHGFLNPDQELTGGIGVSGDYPGVARTPDQLTGDLHEALSLIPGSHKVALHTLYAVTDKKKDFNEVGPEDFKYWVDWAKQEGIGLDMNPTFFSHPMVKHNFTLASPEKSVRDYWIEVGKKSREIANYFGQELGQQSVNNFWIPDGFKDNPIDKQAPRERLIESLDEVFAKKYDEKNTIEAVEGKLFGTGIESYTVGSHLFYNNYAISRGKLWTIDAGHWHPTEDVSDKFSAFMPFGKGLMLHVSRPVRWDSDHVVIFDEALQRITRSLVRDNELERTNIGLDFFDATINRVSAWVIGARATQKALLQAMLAPIDDLKKAELNYDFTKRLAVTEELKSFPFGAVWDEFCLKNNTPVGTDWLDEIHNYEQKVQFPRDKKVVTE, from the coding sequence ATGGTTAAAACTGGCGAAGTTGAAAAAGCTTATCAAGTTGCAAAAGAACGTTACGCCGAAATCGGTGTCGATACTGAAAAAGTCATGGAAGCGCTAAAGAAGGTCAAGCTGTCTGTTCATTGTTGGCAAGGTGATGATATTCATGGTTTCTTGAACCCTGATCAAGAATTAACTGGTGGGATTGGTGTTTCGGGTGATTATCCTGGTGTTGCACGGACACCTGACCAATTAACAGGTGATCTGCACGAAGCATTGTCATTAATTCCAGGGAGTCATAAAGTGGCATTGCATACTTTGTATGCGGTTACAGATAAGAAAAAAGATTTTAACGAAGTTGGTCCGGAAGACTTCAAATATTGGGTAGATTGGGCTAAACAAGAAGGTATTGGCTTAGATATGAATCCAACCTTCTTCTCCCATCCAATGGTTAAGCATAACTTTACGTTAGCTAGTCCTGAAAAGTCAGTACGAGACTACTGGATTGAAGTTGGTAAGAAATCGCGGGAAATCGCAAATTACTTTGGGCAAGAATTAGGCCAACAATCGGTTAATAACTTCTGGATTCCAGATGGTTTTAAAGATAACCCAATTGATAAACAAGCACCACGGGAGCGGTTGATTGAGTCCCTAGATGAAGTCTTTGCCAAGAAGTACGATGAAAAGAATACGATTGAAGCTGTCGAAGGTAAGCTGTTCGGTACGGGGATTGAATCTTATACGGTTGGCTCCCATCTGTTCTATAACAACTATGCCATCAGCCGGGGCAAACTCTGGACGATTGATGCTGGGCACTGGCACCCAACGGAAGATGTTTCGGATAAGTTCTCTGCTTTCATGCCGTTTGGCAAAGGATTAATGTTACACGTTTCACGTCCAGTTCGTTGGGACAGTGACCATGTTGTAATCTTCGACGAAGCCTTACAACGGATTACTCGGTCATTGGTTCGTGATAACGAATTGGAACGGACTAACATCGGTTTAGACTTCTTTGATGCTACGATCAACCGAGTATCTGCATGGGTTATCGGTGCGCGGGCAACGCAAAAAGCCTTATTACAAGCGATGTTAGCACCAATTGATGATTTGAAGAAAGCTGAATTAAACTACGACTTTACGAAGCGGTTGGCGGTTACTGAAGAATTGAAGTCCTTCCCATTTGGCGCTGTTTGGGATGAATTCTGCTTGAAGAACAATACACCAGTAGGAACTGATTGGCTTGATGAAATTCATAACTATGAACAGAAAGTCCAATTCCCTCGGGACAAAAAAGTAGTTACGGAATAA
- the rhaM gene encoding L-rhamnose mutarotase has product MIRMGQVMYLHKDAYVEYEKRHAELWPEMKAALKQYGATNYSIFLNKLNGQTFAYLEVPDIMTYNKIAETDICKKWWQYMEPLMDTNEDNSPVTTDLTEVFHLD; this is encoded by the coding sequence ATGATTCGAATGGGACAGGTTATGTATCTCCATAAGGATGCTTATGTGGAGTACGAAAAGCGACATGCTGAATTGTGGCCAGAAATGAAAGCGGCATTGAAGCAATATGGGGCTACCAATTATTCAATCTTCTTGAATAAGTTAAATGGACAGACTTTTGCTTACCTAGAGGTTCCGGATATTATGACTTATAACAAAATTGCTGAGACTGATATTTGTAAGAAATGGTGGCAATATATGGAACCACTTATGGATACGAATGAAGATAATAGTCCAGTTACGACGGATTTGACAGAAGTATTTCATTTAGATTAA